GCGGCCCCGATGGAGGGCTGGGACTTCTCCTGGCTCGACGGGCGGGCCACCGAGGAGCGTCCCTCGTGGGGCTATCAGCGGCTGCTGGGCGAGCGGTTGGCGCGGGCCTCGGCCGCGCTCGACATCCAGACCGGTGGCGGCGAGGTGCTCGCCGGGGCGGGAAGGCTGCCGGCGCTGACGGCCGCCACCGAGTCCTGGCCGCCGAACGTGGCGAAGGCGACCCGGCTGCTGCACCCGCTCGGCGCCGTCGTCGTCCACGACGAGGACGAGCCGCCGCTGCCCTTCGGCGACGCGGCCTTCGACCTGGTCGTCAGCCGCCATCCGGTGACGGTGTGGTGGGAGGAGATCGCGCGGGTGCTGCGCCCCGGCGGCACCTACCTCTCCCAGCAGGTGGGCCCGGCCAGCGTCTTCGAGCTGGTGGAGTACTTCCTCGGACCGCAGCCGGCGGAGATCCGACGCGCCCGGCATCCCGAGGACGCGCGGCGGGCCGCCGAGGCGGCCGGCCTGGAGGTGGTGGACCTGCGGGCGGAGTCGCTGCGGACCGAGTTCCGGGACGTGGGCGCGGTGGTCTGGTTCCTGCGGAAGGTGATCTGGATGGTGCCGGGCTTCACCGTGGACGCGTACCGCGAGCGGCTCCGCGAACTGCACGGGCGGATCACCGAGGAGGGTCCCTTCGTCGCCCGCACCACCCGCTTCCTCATCGAGGCCCGCAAGCCCTGACCGGCGGTGGAAGGAAGGTGCGGCGGGAGCGGACGGGGGGTCAGGATGGGGGGATGAGCACGCTGTTCGACGCCATCGCGGACGGGGACGAGGACGCGGTCGTCCGGGCCCTGCGGGCGGGGGCCGATCCCGAGGCCGCCGAGGACGGGGAGACCGTCCTCTACCGCGCCGCCGTCGCCGACGAGCCGGGGATCGTCCGGCTGCTGCTCGCCGCCGGCGCCGACCCGGGCCGGCCGAGCGGGCCGGACGGCGGCGACCTGCCGCTCTGCGGGGCGGCCTGCGGCGGGCACGCGGAGACCGTGCGGGCGCTGCTCGCGGCGGGCGCCGGGCCCGACCAGGAGGAGGAGTTCGGCTTCACCGCGCTCGCCTGGGCGGTGCGGCTCGGGCATGCCGAGGTCGTCCGGGTGCTGCTCGCGGCGGGGGCCGACGCCGATCGGGTCGGCCCCGACGGGCTCGCCCCGCTGACCGCCGCCGCCCGGCGCGGCTCGACCGCCTGCGTACGGGCGCTGCTCGACCACGGCGCGCGGGACGCCGAGGCGGCGCTGCGGGAGGCGCGGCGGTGGATCGGCGTCGACATGGCGGCCGAGCTGCGGCGCGGCCTGGTCGCCGGGAACGGCGGTGGGGAGACGTACGAGGCGGCGGTGCGGCGGGTCCGGGAGGACGGCGGGATCACCGTCGTCGTCGAACTGCTGCGGGAGGACGGCCGGCCCGGGCGCGGGGACGAGCGGCAGACCGGGCACGCGGCCGTCGCGACCCTCCTGGAGGCGGCGCTCGGGCGGCGTACCCCGGCCGAGGAGCTGGCCACGCGGGCGCTGCGCCGCGGGGACCCGGAGCTCGACGACTGGACGACGGCGGTGGACGAACTCGCCGGGCGGGCCGACGAGGAGACCTTCGTGGCCGCGGCCGGCTGGTGCGCCGACCGCGATCCGCTGCGGCGGGCGCTCGGCGCCCGGGTCCTCGGCGCGCTGCCCGGGTTCGCGGCGAGCGCGGTGCCGGTGCTGCGGCGGCTGGCGGCCGGGGCGGCGGGCCCGGCGCGGGAACCGCTCCTGTCGGCGGTGACCGCGCTCGGGACCTGCGCGCGACCGGACGCGGTGCCGGAACTGCTGGCCGCCGCGGCCCATCCGGACCCGGAGGTGCGGCGGGCGGCGGCGGGAGCGCTGGCGGGGCTCGTGCCGGCCGGCGACATGGACGCGCTGGGGGTGCTGCTCGCGCTCAGCCGGGACGGGGACGCGCGGGTGCGGGACTGGGCGGTGCTGGCGCTCGCCGAACTGCCGGACGACACGCCGCTGGTGCGGGAGGCGCTGGCGGAGCGGCTCGCCGACCCCGATCCGGAGACGGCGGCGGAGGCGGCCCGCGGGCTCGCGATCCGCCAGGACCCGCGGGCGGTGGACGCCCTGGCGGCGGTCCTGGCGGACGGCGCCCCGGACGGCGCGCCCCGCGAGACGGCGCTGGCCGCCCTGGAGTTCGTGCGCGACGCCCGGGTCAGGACCCGGCTGGAGTGGATCCCGCCGCGCCGACGCTAGGCCGGCGCGGGGTCGCGCCCGGTCACGCGCCCTCCGTCACCGCCGTACGCGGCAGGCCCGGGCTCAGCAGGGCCGTGACCGCGTAGGCGCCGAGGACCCAGGGGAGGGCCGCCGCGAGGGAGAGGCCGGCGAAGCAGGCGGTGCCGACGACGGCCGCGCCGAGGGCACCGCCGAACTGCTGGGCGGTGGAGAAGACTCCGGAGGCACCGCCGGCGAGTTCGGCGGGGGCGGCGGAGAGGACGATGTTCACCAGCGGGACGACGAGGAGTCCGAGCCCGGCGCCCGCGATCACGAGGCCGGGGACGAGCGGCCAGGCGGCGGTGGCGTGCGGGGAGGCGTGCTCCGCGCCCCCGGACGGCAAGTCTTTCGTTCGAGCGAACGAAATGAATTTTGCTAGGCTGCCGCCATGAGCGAGCAGACCCCGGACGGGCGGGCCCAGGACAGACAGGGTCAGGACAGGCGGGAGCGGGCGGAGGTCGTCGCCGCGCTGACCACCGCCGGCCGCGACTCCAGCGCGGCCTCGGTCGCCTTCCACTCGGCCATCGCCGCCCGGCAGGACCTCGGCGCCACCGAGACCAAGACGCTCGACCTGCTGGAGCGGCACGGCCCGCTCACCGCGAAGGAGCTGGCCGGGCACTCCGGCCTCGCCCCCGCCTCCGTCACCGGCCTCGTCGACCGCCTGGAGCGCAAGGGGTACGTGCGCAGGGTGAAGCACCCGACGGACAAGCGCCGGGTGCTGATCGAGCCCCGCCCCGAGAAGCTGGCCGAGCTGGCCCCCCTCTTCGACGACTGGGCCCGCGAAGTGCACGAGCTGTACGAGGAGTTCAGCACCGCCGAACTGCGGACGGTGCTGCGCTTCCTGACCGGCGCCACCGAGCGCCAGCGCGCCGCCACCCGCCGCCTCTCGGACGCGGAGGACTAGGGCGCACCCTTTGGTCCGGCCCGACCCGAGAGACACGACCTGCCCCATGGACCGGCTGCGGCGGCTCCGCGAGGGCCAGGAGCATGCGGGCGGTCTCCCCGTCCCCGCCGGGGCCCTGCCGGCCGGCGAGCGTGAGCGCCCGCCCGAGGACGCGGCCCGCTCCGGTGACGACGACCGGCCGGTCTTGGCAGATCCCCATCCGATCCCTCCCTCACGGCTGTCGTGACGTCGCGGTCGCTCCGGTACGGACCGGCGGCGGCGCTCCGTGGGCCCGGCTGCCGTTCCGACGGGGGCGGGCTCGCCTCTCCCCGTCCGGCCCGTCGGCTGCTACCTTCCTCACCGGAAGCCGCCTAACAAACGTTTGGTCGGACATGGCCGACGCGCCCCGCATGTCCGCACCCCGCGCCCGACCGCACCCCTTTCCCCCTCAGCAAGGGAGTCCGCATGTCCCTGTCGAGACGCGCACTGCTGACCACCGCCGGGGCCGCCGCCCTCGGGGCGGCCCTCGCGCCGTCCGCCTCCGCCGCCGCCCGCCCCGGGCTCACCACCCCGATCCGCCAGATCCCGCTCCAGGGCGCGGTGAACGTCCGCGACCTGGGCGGGTACCCCACCTACGACGGCGCTCGGGTCCGGCACGGCCTCGTCTACCGGGCCGACCACCTCGGCAAGCTGACCGACGCCGACGTGACCACGCTCGG
The Streptomyces roseofulvus genome window above contains:
- a CDS encoding ankyrin repeat domain-containing protein; translated protein: MSTLFDAIADGDEDAVVRALRAGADPEAAEDGETVLYRAAVADEPGIVRLLLAAGADPGRPSGPDGGDLPLCGAACGGHAETVRALLAAGAGPDQEEEFGFTALAWAVRLGHAEVVRVLLAAGADADRVGPDGLAPLTAAARRGSTACVRALLDHGARDAEAALREARRWIGVDMAAELRRGLVAGNGGGETYEAAVRRVREDGGITVVVELLREDGRPGRGDERQTGHAAVATLLEAALGRRTPAEELATRALRRGDPELDDWTTAVDELAGRADEETFVAAAGWCADRDPLRRALGARVLGALPGFAASAVPVLRRLAAGAAGPAREPLLSAVTALGTCARPDAVPELLAAAAHPDPEVRRAAAGALAGLVPAGDMDALGVLLALSRDGDARVRDWAVLALAELPDDTPLVREALAERLADPDPETAAEAARGLAIRQDPRAVDALAAVLADGAPDGAPRETALAALEFVRDARVRTRLEWIPPRRR
- a CDS encoding MarR family transcriptional regulator: MSEQTPDGRAQDRQGQDRRERAEVVAALTTAGRDSSAASVAFHSAIAARQDLGATETKTLDLLERHGPLTAKELAGHSGLAPASVTGLVDRLERKGYVRRVKHPTDKRRVLIEPRPEKLAELAPLFDDWAREVHELYEEFSTAELRTVLRFLTGATERQRAATRRLSDAED
- a CDS encoding class I SAM-dependent methyltransferase gives rise to the protein MTRSFEDLVAEAEAAPMEGWDFSWLDGRATEERPSWGYQRLLGERLARASAALDIQTGGGEVLAGAGRLPALTAATESWPPNVAKATRLLHPLGAVVVHDEDEPPLPFGDAAFDLVVSRHPVTVWWEEIARVLRPGGTYLSQQVGPASVFELVEYFLGPQPAEIRRARHPEDARRAAEAAGLEVVDLRAESLRTEFRDVGAVVWFLRKVIWMVPGFTVDAYRERLRELHGRITEEGPFVARTTRFLIEARKP